From a region of the Nyctibius grandis isolate bNycGra1 chromosome 12, bNycGra1.pri, whole genome shotgun sequence genome:
- the CCL17 gene encoding C-C motif chemokine 17 — protein MLAARTVLLLTMLLTFSLHHTTAHFTPTECCFKLAQKPVRHVQSFYETPSDCSLTAVVIVAASGDEVCADPKKPWVKKVMKKLRRKK, from the exons ATGCTCGCTGCAAGGACCGTCCTGCTGCTCACGATGCTCCTCACCTTCTCCCTGCACCACACCACGG CCCACTTCACGCCCACCGAATGCTGCTTCAAGCTCGCGCAGAAACCCGTCCGGCACGTGCAGAGCTTCTACGAGACGCCCAGCGACTGCTCCTTGACCGCAGTTGT GATTGTGGCTGCCAGCGGTGACGAGGTCTGCGCCGACCCCAAGAAGCCCTGGGTGAAGAAAGTCATGAAAAAGCTTcgaaggaaaaagtaa